The following are from one region of the Littorina saxatilis isolate snail1 linkage group LG2, US_GU_Lsax_2.0, whole genome shotgun sequence genome:
- the LOC138959326 gene encoding noggin-1-like, giving the protein MRGPRPTSLTFTLLHVLLLLWGHVTRQAQAAFQLPPFLQTLSEQTLSQSQAEGTDRLFTLPSAVANVPNIRRFTPRKKHLKLHKLMRRLRKEWDPFWMSAERPKDADREVIKQPLVDQSLLKALDRLNYTITGPDGVAQDIEASVTHVLGAWLMQRSRCHVHYVWDDLGILYWPRWVRRGFCQAGQSPSSSSSSSYSSTPSLSSSCSWPPGMHCVPAESRRIRILRWQCRHNKAFKNWNPRFKERKPRRPQPDAVTSGGRNRREASEVNTNTERAVGAKGVDETNETENWSRKPFKDRRRKLSMRCKWKKIPFPVTDDCFCSC; this is encoded by the coding sequence ATGCGCGGCCCTCGGCCCACCTCCCTGACCTTTACCCTGCTGCACGTGCTGCTCTTGCTGTGGGGTCACGTGACGCGGCAGGCCCAGGCTGCCTTCCAGCTGCCCCCGTTTCTACAGACCCTGTCGGAACAGACTCTGAGCCAGAGCCAGGCGGAGGGCACGGACCGACTCTTCACCCTGCCGTCAGCCGTGGCCAACGTGCCCAACATCAGGCGCTTCACGCCGCGCAAGAAGCACCTCAAGCTGCACAAGCTGATGAGGCGACTGCGCAAGGAGTGGGACCCCTTCTGGATGTCGGCGGAGCGGCCCAAGGACGCGGACCGCGAGGTGATCAAGCAGCCCCTCGTGGACCAGAGCCTGCTGAAGGCCCTGGACAGACTTAACTACACCATCACGGGCCCGGACGGCGTGGCGCAGGACATCGAGGCGAGCGTGACGCACGTGCTGGGCGCCTGGCTGATGCAACGTTCGAGGTGCCACGTGCACTACGTGTGGGACGACCTTGGCATCCTCTACTGGCCGCGCTGGGTGCGGCGAGGCTTCTGTCAGGCTGGACAGTCTccatcctcctcctcttcttcctcgtACTCCTCCACTCCCTCTCTATCCTCCTCCTGTTCCTGGCCTCCAGGGATGCACTGTGTCCCAGCAGAGTCGCGTCGAATCCGGATCCTGAGATGGCAATGTCGGCATAACAAGGCCTTCAAGAACTGGAACCCGCGCTTCAAGGAGCGCAAGCCGCGCAGACCTCAGCCAGATGCAGTGACATCTGGTGGCAGAAACAGACGTGAAGCGAGCGAGGTCAATACCAACACGGAGAGAGCAGTGGGAGCGAAAGGGGTTGACGAGACAAATGAGACAGAGAACTGGAGCAGAAAGCCCTTCAAGGACCGACGCCGCAAGCTGAGCATGCGGTGCAAGTGGAAGAAGATTCCTTTCCCTGTCACTGACGATTGCTTCTGTTCTTGTTGA